tttattaatttttttgagtTCATCCTTTTATCTTGGATATGTCATTTTTACATTGATGTtgtatgataaaattatttaaggatatttgaaatactaatatttttctatttttttttgttaatactttttttttttctataacttatttatattattaaataaaaaatgtttacaattatttttttagagcATGTTCAATATTTCACTGGATAATTACTGCGAGCTTAAGAAAATACTAAAAACAAGGAATTATAGATTACtaggaaaatataaacataatatggatttaaattttatatgtacaaaagaagaaataccaaatattgaattaaatattagaaacgatatatgtaataatgaagaaaGTGTGAAAACACAAATGAAGCAGTCAAATGGAAGTTCACCAGGAAATACAAGAGGtcataaaaaacatatgaaaaataaaacttgtacgtttgaaacaaaaaaatattctcatATGGAGAAAAAGATATTCAAGGAACTTGATTATCAGGATTTTCTTAAAAGCAACAGAACAATTAGTGATAAgttgtacaaaaaaataataattaaaaaatacagattACGGTTTGCTTTGCCTTTAgtattgtttttattgttcTCATTAGGATTAATATTAGATTTTACTTGTAATTGTGGCCTTAGGAGGGGGTTATATAAGTTATTGATATTTTCATTAGGTAAGAGTAAGATGGGAAATTTTCAAACTTATTTGGAGGAAAATGTAGGATCGTTTTTCAAGTATACCAATGATAAAAGTAAAGATCTTTATATAACACCGTTTTTTgattttctaatatattgcGTACTCTTCTTTATATTTGGTATAACTCTTATATCaggaattatttattaccataaaaaagttaaaaaatttgaaaaaattaaatttaagaaaaggtaaaatttGTTATAACAGATATCTTTCGACTTACGAAGAAGTCAttaatatgaagaaaaaaatgtaatatctTGAATTTTTACACTtatcaaacatatatataatttgaagtttttttgtaaatttaccTATATACACATGATTTTTCTGATACAttacagtaaaaaaaaattaaatttttagtttttaacattgtaattgttttaatattttttaaattgtattaTGATGAATGATTTTGGATCAAGTATATATTATGGTTTCATAAAtgcatttttgtatttaagtaga
This is a stretch of genomic DNA from Plasmodium malariae genome assembly, contig: PmUG01_00_9, whole genome shotgun sequence. It encodes these proteins:
- the PmUG01_00026100 gene encoding fam-l protein codes for the protein MGKKQKTIIFINFFEFILLSWICHFYIDVSMFNISLDNYCELKKILKTRNYRLLGKYKHNMDLNFICTKEEIPNIELNIRNDICNNEESVKTQMKQSNGSSPGNTRGHKKHMKNKTCTFETKKYSHMEKKIFKELDYQDFLKSNRTISDKLYKKIIIKKYRLRFALPLVLFLLFSLGLILDFTCNCGLRRGLYKLLIFSLGKSKMGNFQTYLEENVGSFFKYTNDKSKDLYITPFFDFLIYCVLFFIFGITLISGIIYYHKKVKKFEKIKFKKR